One Micromonospora sp. WMMD1120 genomic region harbors:
- a CDS encoding PadR family transcriptional regulator, translating into MRFHRHTHEARMRGFGFPPVPPSPFGPPGPFGPPGPDHEHGHGGRGRGRGRGRGRRPNVRSAVLALLTERPMHGYEMIQEIDSRTGGAWRPSPGSIYPTLQLLEDEGVIVANTEESGGGRKRFTLTEAGQAEATEAAQTPPWADVAQDTVTSWHDIRDSGAQAMNALRQVMTHGTDDQRERAARVLDETRRKLYAILAESE; encoded by the coding sequence ATGAGGTTCCATCGACACACGCACGAGGCGCGGATGCGCGGGTTCGGTTTCCCGCCGGTTCCGCCCAGCCCGTTCGGCCCGCCCGGCCCGTTCGGTCCGCCCGGCCCCGATCACGAGCACGGCCACGGCGGTCGGGGGCGGGGGCGTGGGCGGGGTCGCGGCCGCCGGCCGAACGTCCGGTCCGCGGTGCTGGCCCTGCTCACCGAGCGGCCGATGCACGGATACGAGATGATTCAGGAGATCGACTCCCGCACCGGCGGCGCGTGGCGGCCCAGCCCGGGTTCGATCTACCCCACCCTTCAGCTCCTCGAGGACGAGGGTGTGATCGTCGCCAACACCGAGGAGTCCGGTGGCGGGCGGAAGCGGTTCACGCTCACCGAGGCCGGCCAGGCGGAGGCCACCGAGGCAGCGCAGACCCCACCCTGGGCGGACGTCGCCCAGGACACGGTGACCAGTTGGCACGACATCCGCGACTCCGGCGCGCAGGCGATGAACGCGCTGCGCCAGGTGATGACGCACGGCACCGACGACCAGCGTGAGCGGGCCGCCCGGGTGCTCGACGAGACCCGACGCAAGCTGTACGCGATTCTCGCCGAATCCGAGTGA
- the ispG gene encoding flavodoxin-dependent (E)-4-hydroxy-3-methylbut-2-enyl-diphosphate synthase, producing the protein MTAISLGMPAVPPPPLAPRRASRQIMVGSVPVGGGAPVSVQSMTTTLTSDVNATLQQIAELTASGCQIVRVAVPSQDDVEALPAIAKKSQIPVIADIHFQPKYVFAAIDAGCAAVRVNPGNIRQFDDKVKEIARAAGDAGVPIRIGVNAGSLDKRLLAKYGKATAEALVESALWECSLFEEHGFRDIKISVKHNDPVVMIRAYRQLAEQCDYPLHLGVTEAGPAFQGTIKSAVAFGALLAEGIGDTIRVSLSAPPVEEIKVGNQILESLGLRERGLEIVSCPSCGRAQVDVYKLAEEVTAGLEGLPVPLRVAVMGCVVNGPGEAREADLGVASGNGKGQIFVKGQVVKTVPEAQIVETLIEEALRIADEMGAELPEELRGLVTGPTVTVH; encoded by the coding sequence GTGACAGCAATCAGTCTCGGTATGCCCGCCGTACCGCCGCCGCCACTGGCTCCCCGCCGGGCCAGCCGCCAGATCATGGTCGGTTCGGTGCCCGTCGGTGGCGGTGCCCCGGTCTCCGTGCAGTCGATGACCACGACCCTCACCTCGGACGTCAACGCGACCCTCCAGCAGATCGCCGAGTTGACCGCGTCCGGTTGTCAGATCGTCCGGGTGGCCGTGCCGTCCCAGGACGACGTCGAGGCGCTGCCCGCGATCGCGAAGAAGTCGCAGATCCCGGTGATCGCCGACATCCACTTCCAACCGAAGTACGTCTTCGCCGCCATCGACGCGGGCTGCGCGGCGGTGCGTGTCAACCCGGGCAACATCCGGCAGTTCGACGACAAGGTCAAGGAGATCGCCCGGGCCGCCGGTGACGCCGGGGTGCCGATCCGGATCGGGGTCAACGCCGGGTCACTGGACAAGCGGCTGCTGGCCAAGTATGGCAAGGCCACCGCCGAGGCGCTGGTCGAGTCGGCGCTGTGGGAGTGCTCACTCTTCGAGGAGCACGGCTTCCGGGACATCAAGATCTCCGTCAAGCACAACGACCCGGTCGTGATGATCCGGGCGTACCGCCAGCTCGCCGAGCAGTGCGACTATCCGCTGCACCTCGGCGTGACCGAGGCCGGCCCGGCGTTCCAGGGCACCATCAAGTCGGCGGTGGCGTTCGGCGCGCTGCTGGCCGAGGGGATCGGAGACACCATCCGGGTGTCGCTCTCCGCCCCGCCGGTCGAGGAGATCAAGGTCGGCAACCAGATCCTGGAGTCCCTCGGTCTGCGCGAGCGCGGCCTGGAGATCGTGTCCTGCCCGTCCTGCGGGCGGGCCCAGGTGGACGTCTACAAGCTGGCCGAGGAGGTCACCGCCGGTCTGGAAGGGCTGCCGGTGCCGCTGCGGGTCGCCGTGATGGGCTGCGTCGTCAACGGTCCGGGCGAGGCCCGCGAGGCCGACCTCGGCGTCGCCTCCGGCAACGGCAAGGGCCAGATCTTCGTCAAGGGGCAGGTCGTCAAGACGGTGCCCGAGGCGCAGATCGTGGAAACGCTGATCGAGGAGGCGCTGCGGATCGCCGACGAGATGGGCGCCGAGCTTCCCGAGGAACTGCGCGGGCTGGTCACCGGCCCGACGGTCACCGTGCACTGA
- a CDS encoding site-2 protease family protein yields the protein MSYLLGVVLFALAILVSVSLHEAGHLLTAKAFGMKVTKYFVGFGPTIWSFRRGETEYGLKGIPLGGFCKIVGMTPQDDDVEPGDESRVMWRYPVWKRTIVMAAGSITHFALALITIWILAVSAGLPNPDFPTTDAQARQEPAVIRLSDCVVAENAVRACAPGDAASPAAQAQLKNGDRITAVNGTPISNYGELLTTLRGLKPGDTAQIAYDRDGQPGTTSTVLAQTQRPPLDDPDGATAPVAALGVGLVPSTPTRVTYGPIGAFGATADFTGDLAVGTLQALQRLPQKVPALWTALTGGERDVDTPISVVGASRLGGEAVENNAWLVFFMLFVSLNFFIGVFNLLPLLPVDGGHIAVAWFERARSWIYARIGRADPGRVDYLKLMPFTYAVILIGGAFTLLTIAADVVNPITLFSR from the coding sequence ATGTCGTACCTGCTCGGGGTGGTCCTCTTCGCCCTGGCCATCCTCGTCTCGGTGAGCCTGCACGAGGCCGGTCACCTGCTGACCGCCAAGGCGTTCGGGATGAAGGTCACGAAGTACTTCGTCGGGTTCGGCCCCACGATCTGGTCGTTCCGGCGGGGGGAGACCGAGTACGGCCTCAAGGGCATCCCGCTGGGCGGTTTCTGCAAGATCGTCGGGATGACGCCGCAGGACGACGACGTCGAGCCGGGCGACGAGTCGCGGGTGATGTGGCGCTACCCGGTCTGGAAGCGGACGATCGTGATGGCCGCCGGGTCGATCACGCACTTCGCGCTCGCCCTGATCACCATCTGGATCCTGGCCGTCTCCGCCGGCCTGCCCAACCCCGACTTCCCCACCACCGATGCCCAGGCCCGCCAGGAGCCCGCCGTCATCCGGCTCAGCGACTGCGTGGTCGCGGAGAACGCGGTGCGCGCCTGCGCCCCCGGCGACGCGGCCAGCCCGGCGGCCCAGGCGCAGCTGAAGAACGGTGACCGGATCACCGCTGTCAACGGCACGCCGATCAGCAACTACGGGGAGCTGCTGACCACGCTGCGCGGACTCAAGCCGGGCGACACCGCCCAGATCGCCTACGACCGCGACGGCCAGCCGGGCACCACCAGCACCGTGCTCGCGCAGACCCAGCGTCCGCCGCTGGACGACCCCGACGGCGCGACCGCGCCGGTCGCCGCGCTCGGCGTCGGGCTCGTCCCCAGCACCCCCACCCGCGTGACGTACGGCCCGATCGGCGCCTTCGGCGCCACCGCCGACTTCACCGGTGACCTGGCCGTCGGCACCCTTCAGGCGCTCCAGCGCCTCCCGCAGAAGGTCCCCGCGCTGTGGACCGCCCTCACCGGCGGCGAGCGGGACGTCGACACCCCGATCAGTGTGGTCGGCGCCAGCCGACTCGGCGGCGAGGCGGTGGAGAACAACGCCTGGCTGGTCTTCTTCATGCTCTTCGTGTCACTGAACTTCTTCATCGGCGTGTTCAACCTGCTGCCGCTGCTCCCGGTGGACGGTGGTCACATCGCCGTCGCCTGGTTCGAACGGGCCCGCTCCTGGATCTACGCGCGGATCGGCCGGGCCGACCCCGGCCGGGTGGACTATCTCAAGCTGATGCCCTTCACGTATGCGGTGATCCTGATCGGTGGCGCGTTCACGCTGCTGACGATCGCCGCGGACGTCGTCAACCCGATCACGCTCTTCTCAAGGTGA